DNA sequence from the Salminus brasiliensis chromosome 3, fSalBra1.hap2, whole genome shotgun sequence genome:
AGTCCAatacatgaaaaataaaaagcacTGCATGTGTGAATATTGAagaaaatacaatatttaataCAATTCTCATTAAATGATTAGACATTAGGGTATATTAATAATTGATGTATTGAaatttattatgttattatgtaaAGCAATTTCAAGTGTTGGATTTTGGTACATTACAGTTACATATAAGCCTGTTAGAAGCTATTTATTtagctatatttatttatttattttgagaattgctttttattattttttaaataatttaattataattcACAGCGATTTTCCACACCATTGTAGTCATTACTTATTTCAATTTAGataatattttgtaatatttatatatcttttctatgttttgtttttgtttatgttgTTTACGCTGAAAACGTCATAGTGACTGTGCCGTAAAACATCAAGCACCGTCGTAAACTCACAACACACGTGAACGGAGAGGCTGATAGCGCTGTGCGGGATATTAAGCCCTAAATTAACTGGGTTTGGGTAAAATGGGCTTCTGAGAAGAACTGTGACCTTCTACAGATCATTAGGGTGTTTAATTAGAGGAGAAAGGTGGGTGATTAGCTTTAATTATATGAGTTTTGTCTGTTTAACGAGGCGGACTTTAGCCTCTGgttggaattgtccgttccaccttaaatcgcctcaggcgccagaatgtaactgcagcaccatttaaggtggaacggacaattccaacCAGAAGCCAAGTTCAGCTTcgtttatgtttgtttattaacTCCATTTCAACTCCATATGTTCTATATCTCGCTTGGGTAAAGTTTTATCATTGATaaattaaatttatatatacaaataataataataataataataataaaacgtcCCCCTTCAAGTACCTCTCCAGTATCTAGCTACCAGCATAGGAACCGACCTTTGTTATTTAGCCATTCCTTGATATATCGTGTCTCTCCTTGCCCACATCCAGGATGTTTGTGGTGGTGGAGATGGTCGACACGGTGCGGATTCCTCCGTGGACCTTCCATCGACAGCTCAACGATGCCATCGCTGAGGAGCTCAACAAGAAGCTGGCCAACAAGGCAAGCACAGTAAAACCTGCAGCACAATAAAAGCTTCATTTGGCATATATATGTGTGGACATGCTTGTTATGAGGCTCTGGTAATTTACTCATCTTGCATCGTCctgtggatatatatatatatatatgtgtcatTTTTTGTCGTTCTCTACCAGATAAGACGGGATCGATATactatgtttgtggacaccctttctaatgaatggattcagctgttttaagttgcacccgttgctgacacagatgtgcaaatgcacacacaactccccaactcatcccaaaagtactggatggaccccaccattcatcattccagagagcacagttcttccactgctccacagctcaatgctggggggctttatacccctgtaacccacgcctggcattaggcagcatggtcccAGTAGTTCACGTTTGACATCTGCTCCAgggaatgaatgcattcattagaaggggtgtccacaaacatttggacatatagagtgtACAAGACAAACGCAAACGCGAATATGCAGAACATCACCTGGGTGACTCGGAGCTAGTAATCCGTCTCTCCGTTCCAACAGGTTGTGTATAACGTCGGCTTGTGTATCTGCTTGTATGACATCACTAAACTAGAGGACTCCTACATTTTCCCTGGAGATGGAGCCTCGCACACTAAAGGTACTGAGACCACTTGGCACAGTGGTGGTTTTTCCTTTACCGATACGATATGGGAATCTTCGGTATTGGCTGATGCTGATCTGATGGTTCTTCTTTTAAGATGAACTGAGCTTTCACTCAGTTCTTCACTAaagatgagcatctaaaagtagtCTGTTATGCCCAGACTACTCAAACACTCGACTGCCCCACAGGAAgaacacacagccacagtttcgggatagatttgttacaggatcGGAACAGATTCATTCCGATATCCcatccagcttttttttttttttggtgtctaAATTGCTATCTCAAACTGCAACTGCAAAGCAGAATGTAGGGCTGTGGGGCCTCCTCTGTGTACCTGGTACACACTGGGTGCATTGTAGTGCGTATTTCAAAGcctctgttgttgttgtcgttgtACTCGGACTGGCCCTCCATTTGCAGCGGCTTCTGGCTTGCGCTTCAAGCTCTATGTAACCTCAAGGTCTTTGCTCTTTGTCGGTAACAGTAATAACCAGTGTGGTTCGTGCTCAAGCTTTAAGTGCCATCTCTCAGTTACCTTGTTTGCTTCTTTTGGAACAGTGCATTTTAGATATGTGGTGTTTCACCCGTTCCTGGATGAGATTCTGGTGGGGAAGATCAAGTACTGCAGTCAGGAAGGAGTGCATGGTAAGCCTGCATTCGTCCTATCTATCTttatcttctttctctttcttaagCTCTTAAGCAGGCTGTGAAGCCTCATATGAACGTTGTCTTTTCTTTAGCTGGTTTACATCAGTTCTTAATGTCACAGCCCTATCAAAAGCTCATATTCccacataaaaataaaggtactacaaaggggtctttgagcagtgccattAAATAACCCgttttggttccctgaagaaccttttttgtaaAAACACTGATGACAATCTCTttagaaacatggttctttagggaacctcTAAAAGAACCACTTGTAGTGGTGCTAGGCgctatgacctcaaatcagagTCACGATACAACaactaacagacgcctgtgctgaccaacatcacgctagaaagtgccatcaacccacctttgagagagcaaggctaattgtgctctctcaggctacggttgctgatggcaagcagcatgacccgggattgaaccagcaatcctcaaATCATAGTGGCAGCTCCTTAGTCCACGGGACCACTCGGATCATGCCAtgccatttaaaaataaataaataaaaatgttaaaattgtgaataaatagaaaatgtctaaaatgtgcaaaaattcCATTATAAAACCTTTGCATACAATTAAATATTGATCATATTTGggtaaaatgtgtgtttgtttgtttcacagTTAGCCTGGGCTTCTTCGATGACATCGTAATTCCACCAGAGTCCCTGCAACAGCCTGCTAAATTGTATCCTACCCAGGTGGTAATctggaaaagatgaagatgatgatgatgatgatgatgatgatgatgatgattttagCAGCTCGTTCTGATTGTCTGTCGCTGTTGCTGTATTCCCGTGCTGACTTACGGTTGTGTTGTCAAAGTGCATTGCTTTAGTTGATGCTGCAGGTCTGATCGTCCTGCTCTTGCTGCGGGACGACAAACGTCAGCTTGTATTCAGTCTGGTCCTTGACTGGTTGCCGTAGCGACGAGGCAGAGCAGGTGTGGGTTTGGGAGTACGAGACGGACGAAGGCGCTCACGACCTCTACATGGACCAGGGCGAGGAGATCCGATTCCGGGTCGTGGACGAGCTCTTTTTGGACACGTCTCCAACTGGACCCAGCACTGACCCGGAGGCTCCCGCTAACAGCAAGAACCCCGGCGCTGCGCCTGCGCCTGCTGCAGCTACAGATGATGGTGCACAGAAGAAAGAGTCTCCTTATACGctgatggtgagagagagagcgcgcacCTGTTTAGTAATACACCTGGGAgtgttctaactttttccttttttggacaaaagtattgggacacctgcccattcatagTTTATCCAGACAGTACTACACCGCTTTCTCTACTGGAGAAAGGTTGCTGTTAGTTCATATGATGAAGCATGtagttaatgtgtgtgttgagtgtatTCTCTTCTGTTCTGCAGGCCTCCATCAGTGAACCAGGATTAGGGCTTCTGTCTTGGTGGAGCAGCTGACGAATGATGGGGCAGCTTCTGTGTTtgaatggagggagctggtccAGTGTGTAAAGACTGTTTTTTGTCCCATGGGAAGATTTAGCTGCCGCCACTGACTGAGGAACCCGAAACAACCTGTGATGGTCTTCTCACTTGGGACTAGTGCTACAGACTATGCCTATGTTAACAGGTACACCCCACTGTTTCCGTGCTCCGTTCTAGAGCTGCACAGTCTGTATAAAACAAGAGCGGCTGTCAGAAGACTGCAAAGGAACAACTGACCAGTCAGTGAGCAGTGAATGCTTGCACATCGTCAAAGTGTCACAGTGTCTGTGTTGGAAATGAATGCCTTTCCTCACAGGATAATGCAGCAGGAGCCGAGTGCAGTCGCATAAATCTGATTATGGTCCGTTCACTGCCCCCACCATGTGTGAATCTCCATCACAGCTCACTTCTTTCTGAGATGAGTAaaaatggttttttttttgggaggggCGGGACTAACCAGCGCTTGGACTGGATGCTGAAAGTGGGTGGTTGCTGTATAATGTGgcttaaatgtattaaaaagttCTATTCAGACACTGAACCCTCTATCTGTCTTCTTGCCAACCTCCCTGCCTTTAATCCTCTTATAATGGGTTCACAGGCAATTTTGCTGAGAGGAATTCTGTATTGGGTTTTTATTTGATGGTGGAATCAAATCACAGGGCTGGAGGTCACACAGGTTTTGTCCAGACTCAGGAGTTTGTACAGAATTTAATATAGAAATTTAATATAGGAtgaaaaacagctttacagaataaaaaatgctaaaattaCATGGGACAACCTGCTCTGTTGAATGTATAATTCTGATATGTTTTATTGTCAAAATTGAAGAATGGGTGAAATGCTAAAATGACAGGGACACGTGAcgattaatattaattattattcattgtcATGCCTGAGATTTTAAAATTTTTGATtcaattaatttttatttctagCTTATGCTGAAGTGACCGCATGCACGTGACAGCATTTCCTGTGATGGttatttattatgttatatttgTTAATTGCACTTAAAAtgaccatttttatttatttattatttatttacagtagtgttGTACTCGAGACCAGTCTCGAGAACATAAGCAAGCGTTCTCTGTCTTGACCCTTATTTGGAATCTGTCCTGTCCATGCACTGCATGATGCTGTTTAGCATCTGTTTAGCAACTGCTAAAagacttggtcttgactcagacgcCACGTGTCCCGGTCTTGCCCTTGACTCTGATTCGGCTCCAGACGTCTTAACTGCAACACTAAATGACAGCATCCCAAAGGCAGACAGTATGGAGCATATTTGAGGAATCCTGTCTCTAAACGGGTCCCTTTCAGTGAAGCAGCAGCTACTGAAGTCCTGAACCAAAGCGAAGTGATTCAGCAGCTCGTCTCAGCAGGATCTGAGGGACGGCGGTCGCAAATGTCAACTAGGACACTTGTGTGAGTCAGATCGCATGAATCATAGTTGCAGCAGAAATAAACAGGGTAGGCTGGTGTGAAGGCTTCACGAGATGGTTCTCATATCTGCAGCATCGAACCAAGATGTAGCGATTTACCCCAAAACCGCATGTCAAAACATCTCTCTGAGTAATGTTTTGCAAATCACATGCGATTAAAAGCACCAGTACTTACAGATACATCATCAAAACCATGGCCTGTATATTCTATCAGCCAAACCAAGAGAATTAGTcttttttgttgatgttttacTTTTATTCATCTCAAAGTCAGAAAGTTTAGGTGCATAAGGCCTGTCAAAAAAATTGGCCATGGGAGGAAAAAACTAGAGTTTGTCACAGCTTTGATGGACAGAAGCGCTGAGCTCAGATAAAGTGGGCGTATTTTGATGCAAGATGTTTCTGTGAGTGTCTCTGTGGATTTGAGCAGTGACAACATGAAAAACTGCCCTCTCTGCTCTTGCCTAATGTCGTTCACTCTTAGAAAAACATTCTCTAGCCTTTAGGCCACAGCTAACACCCTGACCTAACAACCTGAGTCCTAAACCCTCAACCTTGTGATGCATAACCCAGCGCACTAACAACTCTGTGACAACTGTCATCAAGTTTTTCTCTTTGCTAGCCACTGTACATCACCACctggagcaaagagggtaatGGCCtggctcaagggcccagcagtaGCAGCTTAGCAAACCTGGATATGAAACACAAAACCTTCtgattggattttttttatacagctctaaccactaagccaccACATTCTTCTTTTCACATATCCCACCAGATCTTAAGGGTCAGAGATGGTATGACacctctggagcagagagggttaatggccttgctcaaggacccagcAGTTTAGGAAACCttggtatcaaacccacaaccataTGCATCACAGTGCACCAAACCCTGCCatcaaagggcccaacagtggcaacttggcAAACCtaggtattaaacccacaacctccTGATCAGATTTTATGCACAGccctctaaccactgagccaccacattcctctctttgcatatcccagcttagaaagtcATAGTCGGCGCTCAGCGTTAGCCATCGTACCATGCCCCTGGAGCAGACAGTGCCAGCAGTGGCAGCATgggcatcaaacccacaaccatgtgatcaataacccattTTTTGTTACTTAACAAAAGcctagcacatatccacagtgcaaaaagggttaagggccttgctcaagtgcccAACAGCTTCAGCTTTCACAAacatgggtattgaacccacaaccttgtgaccCATATCCCAGTGCTCTCCAGGCCTACATgcaaactaagctgcaaaaatagctcatttttttaacatcacaccaacacacacaattCAACAGAGCAAAAATGTTCAAGTGATTGCTcaagtgcccaacagtggcagtttagcAAACATgggcattgaacccacaaccttgtgaccCATAACCCAGTGCAACTCCTAGTCCTACATCCAAACTAACACGCAAAAACAGCCTATTTTGTTATGTAGCATAAATCAACACATTTCCACACATCCACTAATCCACATTACACTTCTTCAGACTGCTTTGCTGTATCGGATGCAATCAGAATAGAGCTGATTTGCACGTTTGCATGTTTGCTAAGGTCTCTTTCAGTTGTTTTCAGGTGTGCTTTAGTTTTTGCAGATTTTGCACTTGAAGAGCCAGTTTTAATAATCAGCTGTGACACTGCCTGCCCTTGTGCATGTGtgagcaagagcaagagcaaggGCCTGCCTGCCTGAGTGGGAACTGCATCAGTCCAGCCCTCcctcttttatatatatacacacacacacacacacacacacacacacgcctgtcTGCTCAGTGATCAGCACCCGGGCTGTCCGGATGGTGCATAAGGAATTCAGGGAATTCATTTCATCCCATCTTTCTgaaacatctgcatctccagACTGGGATATCACTGAAGTGGATGGTAAGTCATagctcagtgctgctgtttGCATTCCTTCATGGAGATGATGTTGAActttttccgttccaccttaaatggtgctgcagttaCATGCTGGAGCCGGAGGCTCCAGCATGtaactgcagcaccatttaaggtggaacggagaattCCAACCAGAAGCCAAGTTCAACCTCCTCTCATAAAGCGAATTTAATGAGCGATGTATGACAGAACTGGGAGCACATCTAGGGCTCTTTTCTGACTAAATCTGCCCACAATCATGCCCTAAATCGCCGTGTTGCTCGTGTTTTTGCCCTCTGAAATGAGCCAGTCCTCTTGTTTTCTTTCGCATCACTGCAGAAGCTTCTGGAAGAGCAGCGGTGGCTCACTGAGATTGCAACGTTATTTAGAGACCTACATTGTCCACTTTTAGGCCATACAGATGTTTAATTGGTCACTTTAAGAAGCTTAAATCTCATAATTCCACATTTAATGTGGTCAATTTGCGCGTTTAATGACTGTTATCTGAGAAACTCGTGGCTGAAAGTGAAGCGTAATGTGTCGAATCTGAGAACCGGATTTGGTAGCTAgctatattttgtttatttggtttttaattagtttttattttattaattattatttttttatttaatccaGATACAAAAATTTGGGCAACAAACTACTTTCTATAGTTAATTGTCAACATTTAATCATTAGTCATTAAATTAATTACGTGAGTTGTTTGATGTTCATAATAAGTAAAacgttttatttttaacatttgtacatttttgtttgtattttaataatacataaaatgtcataaatagtttttttaattgtaagtataaataataaacatttacattttcctAGAACCTGTTTGAACCATTTTTTAACTAGAAAAGTTCGTAGATTTAttgaaaaaataatataataataataattctaataataaatattaagcaTCATGTTTTCGACCTCTCCAAAGTAAACATGCGTAGCTCTTATTTTGAAATTCATGGTCTGTGGACCGGATGTTATGTTCTTTTTGGCCCAGTGACGACAAAAGTGCCTCACTATGTGCTCTGACGTCACCAGCCGCGTGCGTCACGACCCTCAGCACCTCTGCAGAGGTTTCCTAAATGTCACATTTGGAGCACTGCGACGCTCCAGCATGGAGGCCGggggggtgaaaaaaaaaagggaaggaaGGGAAGAGCAAGGCAGAATAACAGTCCCTCAGTGCTGCTGTGCTCTTTAGTGTCACTCGGCTTGGTTTGTGCCGACCCGTCCAGAGACAATGGACCCTTTTGTGGCTGTGGCTCAGCTCGCGCCACAGGGCATGAGGCGGCGCGCATGTAAACAAACGGCAGCACAGCTTTGTTTACGCCAGCCATGAAGGAAAGAGCTGTTTCGGTTGAGTGAAGCAGCGGATATGGACTGACCAGCTCAGCAGAGTTCAGTCCGATCGTACAGAATAGCCGCTGTCGGGATATCTCTAAAAATGGGATATTCCTTACGCAGTAATGTATGAGAGGTTGTGCTGTGATGTGAGGGATTGACTGCAGCACACCCGTttattgtgtattattgtgATTATATCAAAGCTACacctatttattacattttcagaCAACGAAGACTCGAAAACTGATTAACGAGAGAGTTATTAGGTCATTACGAGGGTCCGGCCCTGTTCACAGTAGCCATTAACATGCGTCTTCAGCCCACCGGTCACAGGGGACTGCCAAGAAGTGCACTGAAACCGATTTGGTATTGAAATCTGATACTTATCCGATATGCGGCGGTGCATCTCAGTCTGAACTGCAGATGGGAATTCATTAAACTTTTTATATCAGTCCAGCTCAACATTCGTCCTGAATGCACTCAGGAGCAAAAGTGGACATCGGCAGTGAGGGAGATTTTCAGTGGTTTTGATGAGGTGGAACATCAGCGCCACGCTTCAAACATAGTAAAGGGTCGTCCATCCAAACCAGCGCTGTGTAGCTGAGGGCATGCAGAGACAGACCTTCACTGTTCGTAAGGAAAACAATGtcgttggttttttttttagaaaaaatcAGACTGATCAGTTTTTTTGGGCCTGATATCAATCAGTGGATCACCGATACTGATCGAGGGTGGGGCTGAATGACACTGCTTCACACCTGCTACCAGTCAGAGGGGAGTGTGAGATGGTCGAGGCCTGCAGTTTGCTCTGTGCTCATTGGACTATGAGCTTCAGTTACCTCATAACTCCAGTGCAGAGCAAACCTCAGCTcttaaacatgtcttggctgattcgGTGATCCAGTATGTTTGTGTTAAGTGTGAGAAgactgtcttttcttttttttggccaAACGCGCATCAGCTCCTCCCAAGCCGTGAATGAATGGAGCTCAGTGTGTTAGAAGAGGAACAGCATtgtggccctccaggacctgaATTCACCCCGCTTGATTTCGGCCCCAGTGCTGGAACACAGTGTGTTGTTGCGTTAGTTAAGTGTTTCCCTGCTCTGACATGCTTAATTCCTCagctgtttacacacacacacacacacacacacacacacacacacacacacacacacatacatacatgttgAAACAGGTGTGTGGAGCAGGCAAACACAAAATGTGGAGCCTAATGAGTATCAAAACACCCTGCTAGAATCTAAGCACTGAGAAAATCCTGCTAGGGAAGAGCAGTGGGTATTTGGGATGTTGGGAATGTTgggaatctggcagctgttctttacactgtgtttacaatttgggatgaatggaccaatagaaatgctccaaagttacaaaaaaaaaaaaaaaaggatttttacactgacttccattgaaggccAATGTGGAAGGAGggtcttttccttctcctgtaaagttaccattaaCATCGGCCGAGACGTAAAGTTGTTCTTATTAATATTCCATACAGAACTGTGCAAAAACCAGGAAGACCATCCTTCATTTGTTTATACAGACATAGCCATGCACAatacaactagcagtgaaatgctttgataactGTCCACTCACCTAAAGcaataagataaaataatatACAACTGAATGTATAAACTATAAAGATCAAAGCAAAATGAatgtcaaataataaaaaaagatatatatatatatatatatataatataacttaCATTCACaaaatatactaaataaataaataaatataataaatcttttattaataaataattactaataatacatttattattcataaataacaaaaaaaaataactaaacagTTGGACTGTGTAGAGATGAGCATGGGCAGTGTAAAGTGCAAAAAAAGTGATTGTCCAACATAACGCTGTGCAATTGAGCAGGAGGCAATaaaggattattattattattatttgttgttgtcgttgctttatttattgttatgatcaggtgtcgaccagaggaggaagggttccccttttgagtcttggttcctcttaaagTTTCCTCCCATTCCTTCCCATTGTTGCCACTAGTTTGCTCCAAATTGGCTctgacccggatctctgtaaagctgctttgtgacaacatttgttgtaaaaagtgctatataaataatttttgattgattgattgattgattttaattatttaattataatgagttaatttatttatactttatttttgatattttacAGCTTTCGTATGTGTTTTACCTTATGTGTTCACCTACAGCTCTGATTACTGTTCTAGATACTTGTAAACTATATGAATTCATTAGTTTAAtactaaaattatatatatatactgaacaGTACAGTGTTTCTGACTGGGGCGTAtcgctctcgctctttctctgtTACAGAACGTCCGGTTGGGATTTTTGGGCACGTCTGACTGCCCACCCAGCTCCACTCAGGCCTAAACTCGACTGTTCAGCACAAATTCCCCAGGTGTGCTAACCTCAGAGGGTTATT
Encoded proteins:
- the polr3h gene encoding DNA-directed RNA polymerase III subunit RPC8 isoform X1, with protein sequence MFVVVEMVDTVRIPPWTFHRQLNDAIAEELNKKLANKVVYNVGLCICLYDITKLEDSYIFPGDGASHTKVHFRYVVFHPFLDEILVGKIKYCSQEGVHVSLGFFDDIVIPPESLQQPAKFDEAEQVWVWEYETDEGAHDLYMDQGEEIRFRVVDELFLDTSPTGPSTDPEAPANSKNPGAAPAPAAATDDGAQKKESPYTLMASISEPGLGLLSWWSS
- the polr3h gene encoding DNA-directed RNA polymerase III subunit RPC8 isoform X2 — translated: MFVVVEMVDTVRIPPWTFHRQLNDAIAEELNKKLANKVVYNVGLCICLYDITKLEDSYIFPGDGASHTKVHFRYVVFHPFLDEILVGKIKYCSQEGVHVSLGFFDDIVIPPESLQQPAKLQSRCGFGSTRRTKALTTSTWTRARRSDSGSWTSSFWTRLQLDPALTRRLPLTARTPALRLRLLQLQMMVHRRKSLLIR